From Brassica napus cultivar Da-Ae chromosome A1 unlocalized genomic scaffold, Da-Ae chrA01_Random_12, whole genome shotgun sequence, one genomic window encodes:
- the LOC106380275 gene encoding probable pectinesterase/pectinesterase inhibitor 21 — protein MSYRYDDDSKKKRRYAVILISSVLLISMIVAVTISLNKNEANGDSKSNGELAASVKAVKDVCAPTDYKKTCEDTLLKNGHNTTDPMELVKTAFSVTMKQITDAAKKSQTMMDLQKDPRTRMALDQCKELMDYALGELSNSFEELGKFEFHLLDEALINLRIWLSAAISHEETCLEGFQGTQGKAGETMKKALKTAIELTHNGLAIISEMSSFVGQMGIPELNSRRLLSQDIPSWVDQRGRSLLQAAEGYSDAKADIVVAQDGSGQYTTINDAMKFVPKKKNTTFVVHIKAGVYKEYVQVNKSMTHLVFIGDGPDKTIISGSKNYKDGITTYRTATVAIIGDYFIAKNIGFVNTAGAIKHQAVAVRVQSDESIFFNCRFDGYQDTLYAHSHRQFYRDCTISGTIDFLFGDAAAVFQNCTLLVRKPLPNQACPITAHGRKDARESTGFVFQGCTIAGEPDYLAVKETSKAYLGRPWKEYSRTIIMNTFIPDFIQPQGWQPWLGNFGLDTLFYSEVQNIGPGAALAGRVTWPGIKTLSDEEILSFTPDQYIQGDVWVPGKGVPYTPGLLAADPNAATTTPSGSAAPDFSSFPDTSGAGSVSPAAAPEGSTKRTMVLTD, from the exons aTGTCGTACAGGTACGACGATGAttccaagaagaagaggaggtacGCTGTTATTTTAATCTCCTCCGTTCTGCTCATCTCAATGATCGTCGCCGTTACCATCAGCCTCAACAAGAACGAAGCAAACGGCGACTCTAAAAGTAACGGAGAGCTAGCCGCTTCCGTCAAGGCCGTTAAGGACGTATGCGCACCAACGGATTACAAAAAGACATGCGAAGACACTCTTCTCAAGAATGGTCACAACACAACCGATCCAATGGAGTTGGTTAAAACCGCGTTTAGCGTCACGATGAAGCAGATCACCGACGCTGCCAAGAAGTCGCAGACCATGATGGACCTTCAGAAGGATCCGAGGACGAGGATGGCTCTTGATCAGTGCAAGGAGCTGATGGACTACGCCTTGGGAGAGCTCAGCAACTCTTTCGAGGAGCTAGGGAAGTTCGAGTTCCATTTGCTCGACGAGGCTTTGATCAATCTTAGGATTTGGCTCAGCGCGGCGATAAGCCACGAGGAGACTTGCCTCGAAGGGTTTCAAGGGACACAAGGGAAAGCCGGAGAGACAATGAAGAAGGCCTTGAAAACAGCTATCGAGCTGACCCACAATGGGCTAGCGATCATCAGCGAGATGTCGAGTTTTGTCGGACAAATGGGGATTCCCGAGCTGAACAGTAGAAGGCTTCTGTCTCAAGATATCCCCTCGTGGGTGGACCAGAGAGGGAGGAGCCTCTTGCAGGCTGCTGAGGGGTATTCGGATGCGAAGGCTGATATTGTGGTGGCTCAGGACGGGAGCGGTCAGTATACAACGATCAACGACGCGATGAAGTTCGTTCCCAAGAAGAAGAATACAACCTTTGTGGTTCACATTAAGGCTGGAGTCTACAAGGAGTATGTGCAAGTCAACAAGAGCATGACTCACCTTGTGTTCATCGGTGATGGTCCTGACAAAACCATCATCTCCGGTAGCAAGAATTACAAGGACGGTATCACTACCTATCGTACTGCCACTGTTG CCATCATTGGAGACTACTTCATTGCCAAGAACATAGGGTTTGTAAACACTGCCGGTGCCATCAAACATCAAGCCGTTGCGGTTAGGGTTCAGTCAGACGAGTCCATATTTTTTAACTGTAGATTCGATGGTTACCAAGACACGCTCTACGCTCACTCCCACCGTCAATTCTACCGAGATTGCACCATCTCTGGCACCATTGATTTCCTCTTTGGAGACGCAGCTGCTGTATTCCAGAACTGTACTTTATTGGTGAGGAAGCCACTCCCGAACCAGGCGTGCCCTATCACAGCTCATGGTCGTAAAGACGCGAGGGAGTCAACTGGATTTGTGTTCCAAGGTTGCACTATTGCTGGCGAACCGGATTACTTGGCAGTCAAGGAAACTAGCAAAGCCTATTTAGGAAGGCCGTGGAAGGAGTACTCGAGAACTATTATTATGAACACTTTTATTCCTGATTTTATTCAACCCCAAGGATGGCAACCGTGGCTTGGAAACTTCGGTCTTGACACATTGTTCTACTCTGAAGTACAGAACATTGGACCTGGAGCAGCCCTTGCAGGCAGGGTTACTTGGCCTGGAATCAAGACACTGAGCGATGAGGAGATTCTCAGTTTCACACCTGATCAGTACATCCAAGGTGATGTTTGGGTTCCGGGCAAAGGTGTACCGTACACTCCTGGCCTCTTGGCTGCTGACCCCAACGCTGCAACCACTACCCCTAGCGGCTCGGCTGCTCCAGATTTCTCTTCTTTCCCGGACACAAGTGGTGCTGGCTCGGTTTCTCCAGCAGCTGCCCCGGAAGGTTCTACCAAGAGAACCATGGTTTTAACTGACTAA
- the LOC125593869 gene encoding phospholipase D zeta 2-like: protein MSTEKLLATNGVKSDGVIRRTAATANCLTGGSQIFEELPKAKIVSVSRPDTTDFSPLLLSYTLELQYKQFKWTLQKKASQVLYLHFALKKRLIIEELHDKQEHVREWLHSLGIFDMQGSVVQDDEEPDDGALPLHYTEDSVKNRNVPSRAALSIIRPTIGRSETVVDRGRAAMKGYLNLFLGNLDIVNSKEVCKFLEVSRLSFAREYGSKMKEGYVTVKHLREVPGSDGGRCCLPSQCLGCFGNSWAKVWAVLKPGFLALLEDPFSGKLLDIMVFDSLGFQGTKESPEQPRLAEQVKERNPLRFGFKVTSGDRTVRLRTTSCRKVKEWVKAVDEAGSYNPHRFGSFAPPRGLTSDGSQAQWFVDGHTAFEAIAFAIQNATSEIFITGWWLCPELYLKRPFQDHPSLRLDALLETKAKQGVKIYILMYKEVQIALKINSMYSKKRLQNIHKNVKVLRYPDHLSTGIYLWSHHDKIVIVDYQVCFIGGLDLCFGRYDTAEHKVGDCPPHIWPGKDYYNPRESEPNSWEETMKDELDRRKYPRMPWHEVHCALWGPPCRDVARHFVQRWNHSKRNKAPNEQTIPLLMPHHHMVLPHYLGTREIDIISTAKPEEDPNKPVVLSRQDSFSSASPPQDIPLLLPQETDADFATIGDIKFERGSRQALDGRDEYPGETSEESDRDETVNEWWWQIGKQSDCKCQIIRSVSQWSAGTNQPEDSIHQAYCSLIENAEHFIYIENQFFISGLEKDDTILNRVSEALYRRILKAHEENKCFRVVIVIPLLPGFQGGIDEFGAATVRALMHWQYRSISRDRTSILYNLKALLGPKTQDYMSFYGLRSYGRLFEDGPIATSQIYVHSKLLIVDDRIAVIGSSNINDRSLLGSRDSEIGVVIEDKEFVESSMNGVKWMAGKFSYSLRCSLWSEHLGLQPGEVKMIEDPIKDATYQDLWMATAQRNTDIYDKVFSCIPNENIRTKAALRHNVALCKDKLGHTTIDLGIAPEKLKPCGRDSWEMLKETRGHVVCFPLHFMCNEEDLRPGFVETEFYTAPQVFH, encoded by the exons ATGTCGACGGAGAAACTTCTCGCCACTAACGGCGTTAAATCCGACGGCGTCATCAGAAGAACGGCGGCGACGGCGAATTGTCTTACCGGCGGAAGTCAGATATTCGAAGAGCTTCCGAAGGCTAAGATCGTCTCTGTCTCGAGACCAGACACGACTGATTTTAGCCCTTTGCTTCTTTCTTACACCTTGGAGCTTCAGTATAAACAG TTCAAGTGGACATTACAAAAGAAAGCTTCTCAAGTTCTGTACCTACACTTTGCTTTGAAGAAACGTTTGATCATTGAAGAACTCCACGACAAGCAAGAACAT GTTAGAGAATGGTTGCATAGCTTGGGGATCTTTGATATGCAAGGATCAGTTGTACAAGATGACGAAGAACCAGACGATGGTGCTCTTCCTCTGCACTACACTGAAGATAGTGTCAAGAACAG GAATGTTCCTTCCCGTGCAGCGTTATCAATCATCCGTCCAACGATAGGCCGATCAGAGACAGTTGTAGACCGTGGGAGAGCCGCAATGAAGGGCTACTTGAATCTGTTTCTAGGGAACTTGGACATTGTTAACTCCAAAGAG GTCTGCAAGTTCCTGGAAGTATCTAGACTCTCGTTTGCTAGAGAGTACGGTTCAAAGATGAAAGAAGGGTATGTCACAGTGAAACACCTGAGGGAAGTCCCCGGGTCTGATGGTGGCCGATGCTGTCTTCCTTCTCAGTGTCTAGGCTGCTTTGGTAATAGTTGGGCAAAG GTTTGGGCGGTTCTAAAACCTGGCTTCTTGGCATTACTTGAAGATCCGTTCAGTGGAAAACTTCTAGATATAATGGTGTTCGACTCATTAGGTTTCCAAGGTACAAAAGAGTCACCCGAGCAACCGCGTTTGGCTGAACAGGTGAAGGAACGCAACCCGTTGCGTTTTGGCTTTAAGGTTACAAGTGGTGACAGAACCGTGAGGCTGAGAACTACAAGCTGCAGGAAAGTCAAAGAGTGGGTTAAGGCCGTGGACGAGGCTGGTTCCTACAATCCACATAGGTTTGGTTCGTTTGCGCCGCCTAGAGGGTTGACATCAGATGGAAGCCAAGCTCAGTGGTTCGTGGATGGCCACACTGCGTTTGAAGCGATTGCTTTTGCAATCCAAAACGCTACATCAGAG ATATTTATCACGGGTTGGTGGTTATGCCCGGAGCTATATCTCAAACGCCCGTTTCAAGATCATCCGTCTTTGCGGCTAGATGCCTTGCTGGAGACGAAAGCAAAACAGGGCGTTAAG ATTTATATTCTTATGTATAAAGAAGTTCAAATCGCGCTGAAAATCAATAGCATGTACAGCAAGAAAAGGCTTCAAAACATTCACAAGAACGTCAAAGTTCTTCGTTATCCAGACCATCTGTCCACTGGAATTTACCTCTG GTCCCACCATGACAAGATAGTGATTGTAGATTACCAAGTCTGCTTCATTGGAGGGTTAGATCTCTGTTTCGGCCGGTACGATACAGCTGAACACAAAGTTGGAGATTGCCCTCCTCATATATGGCCAGGAAAAGATTATTATAACCCTAG AGAGTCTGAACCAAACTCATGGGAAGAAACGATGAAAGACGAGCTAGACCGTAGAAAATACCCTAGAATGCCGTGGCATGAGGTTCACTGTGCTCTCTGGGGACCGCCTTGTCGCGATGTGGCTAGACATTTCGTCCAGAGGTGGAACCACTCTAAG agAAACAAGGCACCTAATGAACAGACGATTCCATTGCTGATGCCTCATCACCACATGGTTCTTCCTCACTACTTGGGAACTAGAGAGATCGATATTATCTCAACAGCTAAACCAGAGGAAGACCCTAACAAACCTGTTGTTCTATCCAGACAAGACTCATTCTCATCTGCCTCACCTCCTCAAGACATTCCTTTGCTTCTCCCACAAGAAACCGATGCGGATTTCGCCACTATAGGAGATATTAAGTTTGAAAGAGGTTCAAGACAAGCCCTCGATGGTCGAGATGAATATCCTGGAGAAACTTCAGAGGAAAGCGATAGGGATGAGACTGTGAACGAGTGGTGGTGGCAGATAGGGAAGCAAAGTGATTGCAAGTGTCAGATCATCAGAAGTGTTAGCCAATGGTCAGCTGGTACTAACCAACCTGAAGATAGCATTCATCAAGCATACTGTTCACTCATCGAAAACGCTGAACATTTTATCTACATAGAG AACCAATTCTTCATCTCTGGGCTAGAGAAAGATGACACGATCCTGAACCGCGTTTCTGAAGCCTTATACAGACGCATTCTGAAGGCTCATGAGGAGAACAAGTGCTTCCGTGTCGTGATTGTTATACCGCTCCTCCCTGGATTTCAG GGAGGCATTGATGAGTTTGGAGCAGCTACGGTTCGAGCACTGATGCATTGGCAATACCGTTCGATCTCCAGAGACAGAACTTCGATTCTATACAACCTTAAAGCTTTGCTTGGTCCCAAGACGCAAGACTACATGTCCTTCTATGGTCTGAGGTCATACGGACGGTTGTTCGAGGACGGTCCAATTGCCACTAGCCAGATTTACGTGCATAGCAAGCTACTGATTGTTGATGACCGGATTGCTGTGATTGGTTCTTCTAATATTAACGATAGGAGCTTACTAGGGTCACGAGATTCTGAG ATAGGAGTTGTGATTGAAGACAAAGAGTTCGTTGAATCTTCGATGAATGGAGTGAAGTGGATGGCGGGGAAGTTCTCGTATAGTCTCAGATGTTCACTTTGGTCGGAGCATCTTGGTCTTCAACCCGGAGAG GTGAAAATGATAGAAGATCCAATAAAAGATGCAACATACCAAGACTTGTGGATGGCCACGGCCCAGAGGAACACTGACATCTACGACAAAGTCTTCTCTTGCATACCTAATGAAAACATACGCACAAA AGCTGCATTGAGACACAACGTGGCTCTTTGTAAAGACAAGTTAGGTCATACGACAATCGACCTTGGCATTGCACCTGAAAAGTTAAAACCATGCGGTAGAGACTCGTGGGAGATGCTGAAGGAAACAAGAGGGCACGTCGTGTGTTTCCCATTACATTTCATGTGTAATGAAGAAGATCTCAGGCCGGGTTTCGTAGAAACTGAGTTCTACactgctcctcaagtcttccaCTAA
- the LOC106382212 gene encoding probable protein phosphatase 2C 34, with product MGHFSSMFNSLARSFSNKKDNNNGKSNAKEAADEMAREATKKAMILKSSGCVNADGSNNLASVFSRRGEKGVNQDCAIVWEGFGCQEDMMFCGIFDGHGPWGHFVSKQVRNSMPISLLCNWQETLSQTTLVEPETDQRFAIWKHLYLKTCADVDQELQHHRKIDTFNSGTTALTVVRQGEVIYVANVGDSRAVLATLSEEGGLTAVQLTVDFKPNIPQEEERIIGCNGRVFCLEDEPGVHRVWQPEEESPGLAMSRAFGDYCIKEYGLVSIPEVTQRHISNRDQFVILATDGVWDVISNEEAIDIVASTAERPKAAKRLVEQAVKAWNKKRRGIAMDDISAVCLFFHS from the exons ATGGGGCATTTCTCTTCCATGTTCAACAGCTTAGCTAGATCGTTCTCGAACAAGAAAGACAATAACAATGGTAAAAGCAACGCGAAGGAAGCCGCAGATGAAATGGCGAGAGAGGCCACGAAGAAGGCGATGATTCTGAAGTCCTCTGGTTGTGTTAATGCAGATGGATCCAATAACTTAGCCTCTGTTTTCTCCAGACGCGGTGAGAAAGGTGTCAATCAGGACTGTGCTATCGTCTGGGAG GGATTCGGATGTCAAGAAGACATGATGTTCTGTGGGATATTCGATGGACACGGTCCTTGGGGTCATTTCGTGTCCAAACAAGTCAGAAACTCAATGCCTATATCTCTGCTGTGCAACTGGCAAGAGACTCTATCTCAGACTACATTAGTAGAACCCGAAACGGACCAGCGGTTCGCCATCTGGAAACACTTGTACCTCAAAACATGTGCAGATGTCGATCAAGAGCTTCAGCATCACCGAAAGATCGATACTTTCAATAGCGGTACAACCGCTCTAACCGTTGTGAGACAG GGTGAAGTTATTTATGTAGCAAATGTTGGAGATTCACGTGCCGTACTGGCCACGCTATCAGAAGAAGGAGGTTTAACCGCGGTTCAGCTCACCGTTGATTTCAAACCAAACATACCTC AGGAGGAGGAGCGTATAATCGGATGCAACGGGCGAGTATTCTGCCTTGAAGACGAGCCAGGGGTCCACCGTGTGTGGCAACCAGAAGAGGAATCTCCAGGGCTGGCAATGTCGAGAGCATTCGGAGACTATTGTATTAAAGAGTACGGATTGGTCTCAATTCCTGAAGTGACTCAAAGACATATCTCCAATAGAGACCAGTTTGTAATCTTGGCCACTGATGGG GTATGGGATGTGATATCAAATGAAGAGGCCATAGACATTGTTGCCTCAACCGCAGAGCGGCCAAAGGCGGCTAAGCGGCTGGTGGAGCAAGCGGTTAAGGCGTGGAATAAGAAGAGACGTGGCATAGCGATGGATGATATCTCAGCCGTTTGCCTCTTCTTCCATTCTTAG